DNA sequence from the Vibrio ishigakensis genome:
CTGGTTCATCGAAACCGAGTTTCAATAGAAGCTGGATCAAAGTTTCTAGCTCAGCATCTTTAAGACGAGTTCGGCTAGAGCTCAAAGCTAGACTGAGCTGCGCTTCAATAGTGGCTAACGGGTTGAGAGCCTGAAGAGCATCTTGAAAGATAACCGCTGGACGCTGCGCGGATTTTCTCTGTAAAAGAGATAGGCCAGCAACCTCTACACCGCCAAACTTGATACTTCCTGAAACGAAAACATCAGCAGGGACAAAACCCGCAATCGCTTTTGACAGCATAGATTTACCTATGCCTGAAGGCCCCATAATAGCTAAGGTTTCACCCTTCTCTAAGGTAAAGCTGATGTTCTGGAAGATAGTCTTACTGTCATCACCAATCTTTAGGTTGGAGACTTCAAGCAAAGGAGCGTTTGGTTTCATTTCTAACTATGCAGTGCAGTGGGGTGAATACCCGAGATATTGCACTGAATGATATAACATATCAGGCCAAACACCTATCCTTAATTTGTCCGATATAAGGGTACAAGAATACGAATCGACCAATATAGAACAAGGTAAAGGCGAGCCACAAACCGTGATTACCCCATAGCCCTACAGCAACAAACTGAACCACAAGGAAAACCATTAGCGTTATAAAGCTTGAGTTGCGAACCGGTCGTGT
Encoded proteins:
- a CDS encoding ABC transporter ATP-binding protein, whose product is MKPNAPLLEVSNLKIGDDSKTIFQNISFTLEKGETLAIMGPSGIGKSMLSKAIAGFVPADVFVSGSIKFGGVEVAGLSLLQRKSAQRPAVIFQDALQALNPLATIEAQLSLALSSSRTRLKDAELETLIQLLLKLGFDEPEKTLACYPSQLSGGQRQRICIAIALLGTAQLIIADEPTSALDPVTENEILSLFRSSVKERNLGGLLITHDLPAALACDKLVVIDDGEMIAYGTPHQAIHESEHRFCAQVRELIG